CGAGCGACCTAAACCAGGCCTCGCCTGTGGTGGACGAGCGCAAGCAGAGGCGTATGATATCGAACAGGGAGTCGGCGAGGCGGTCCCGCATGAGAAAACAAAAGCACCTCGAGAACCTGCGGAACCAGGTGAACCGGCTGAGGGTCGAGAACCGGGACCTCACGAACCGGCTGCGTCTGCTGTTGTGCTACGTCCAGCGCCTCCAGATCGATAACGACCAGATGCGGTCGGAGCACGTTAAGCTCCGGCAGAAGCTATCGGAAATTTGCCACGTCTTGCTTTTGCAGCAACAACTGCACCAGCAGCATGGCCATGCAACGACGTGACTGTTAATGTCGCCCTGGAACAAATCCCCTCATTAATCACGTAATTTAAGAGCTATAGTTTAATAAACTCATCTAAACTACTCGAGAAGAAGgactccctccctctccctccctccttccctccctccctccctcctccctctctctctctctctctctctctctctctctctctctccccagcTGCTAAAGCGGAGAGTATTTGTGGGTCTTAAGTGATGATTAACTCTGGACAAATTTCGGGTATTGGTCGAAACCGGAGTCATTACTTTGTAAGAAAATTTTAGTGGTGATTGGTTCATTGAATATTTAGTAAGTGGTTCGAGTTTTTTATGCTCTCTCTTCCCCCACTTTCGCTCCAACCAGATCGCATGACGAATCAAAGCCACCATCCACTCATGATTGTTCGGCCGAGTGCGCGCAACTGCCGGCCAAAGTGCTCGTTTCAGCACTCTTCCCCTAATGTCGGTATCCACAAAAATTGAACCGCTGCGTAACATGATACCTACAGACTTTAAATCTCGAAGTTATCTAGATCGATCGGTCGCCATTTTGGATCGAGCGAGAGTAATTATAGGCTCAAATGACTATCGAACTCGTTCAAATAGAACTGACATAAAGAAAGGatatacttttcttcttttgcttttctttgtgcGCTGGAAACCCAACCCTAGTCTGAACCTGAGCTTGTTTTGGAGATTCCAGATAACATTCGTCCTCTTTGGTAAAGTGCTAGATTATGTAAGACCGCGTTAATCTATTTATGGAGCAATGCCAAGTGAATTATTTTACTGAATTGATATATTATGTGACGGGTCACATTATATCCAGCTATTGAACAAATGAGTCGTATTCGGACTGCATCATCTGATAAAATAATGTATGTGCCGTGTATATGGCGAAAGGCATATCAACCGtccatttttgctttttaattgaTATGTTATACTCTTAGGCAAGGGAATCTTTCGATTTTATTCCGGAATTAATACGACTGACGCTTCCAATATAATAGATTACATGCCAAATACATACATACCATCAGAAGATCTAGGGTTTACAATAGTGGCGGGCTAAAAAGCGAGTCCATCCCTTTCTGGACTTGGCAAAAGTTGCACTTCACCGCCATTGccactttttctttgcttgacTGATTGCCTTTGGATTTTAGGTAGAGAGATGATGGCAACTTTAGGGTTTAATAATGGAGTAGTTGATGTTGAACATGAGAGCATGGCGGGGCCACAATAGCGACGAGTTGTGTTCGGACacatataatatgatatttcagaTAATAATGTCcaataaaatatgaatttaaGAAAAGAGCAGGCTTCCGTCACGACCATTATTGATATATAAAGTGAAAGTTATGGTTAGCATATTTAAAAACTATTTGCGTTTTTACGCTAATTTGGACATGAATTGAGAAGGAGGTAGCCATTATTGAATACAAAGGAATTGATCTTAATGGGATTGTTTTTCAGATTGGGCAAACTTACGACGGTAAGAGTTGCCATTTAATAGTTGGTCTCAATTtaacaatttcatataatttcAGAGAAATATGATGGAAGTAATTgagtttttgttggaaaataaaatagtgATTAGTTTTGTCACTAAAACAAAGCGCAATGGTTATAACTGATCATTCCTAAAAGCATAGAGACAACAAATTGTAAAGCTTGTATCCGTAGGCGTGACGTGTCAATACTCGGTGCTGACTCAACAATTTTCCGGTGAATTTTGACTGAAAGTTTTTTTCAGAAGGACTTATATTATCGCCAGAGAATAATACAAGGACTAGAATTGCAATCAAACAGCATATAAGGACTAAAAGTTAGGATTAGTAATGCGGGACCAACTTGTTTGCACGACACAAGGTAAAATGCGAATTACAGAGAAAAACTCAAATATGACATGACACGACATGCTTAATTTATGTATTGACTCGAATTGACAtgaattaataattttcatCTTAGTTCAATTATTTGGCATATGATATTAAAATTAGGATGTTTTAAGCTGACACAACTTGATACAAGTTTAAAAAGACGATTGTAGCATGCTGACATGAATTGTGACCCCCACCAAAAGCGAAATCTCCAAAACTATTGGTACTTAAAGTGTTGttcccaaaataatttataagaAATTATTGCTTCACACATAGGATCAGAACCCAGCCCAACTCAAATCATGGCATTCCCTCTTTATGTTCATTCGATGGTTTCTCCTTAGTTGTTGTTTATAACTATTAGAACATCTTGCTCGAAATCGAGACAAAAGGGAAATAAATACATGATATTCATAAAAAGAGCGATGTGGAAAACTTTAACAAATAATACAATCAATTTAACAATTTGTTGTAATGTCATTAGGAAACAAATCCAGTGTGCCCGCGAAGTTTAGTTTAAAGAAACACATTCCTCAGATATTATTGAGTTGTTTTGAAACAATTTAATCTTTTGGGTTTGATGGCCTTTtaacaataatattttaatatttttcttacagATCATTATAACCGTTGTGCATCCTTTTATAGCAACATGAtagtctctttctctctctgcacAAATTCATGTCATGTCATGAAAATTATGAACGTtaaatcatttgttttatatGACTGAACTATAATGATAACATGTTATTATTTAGTGTCGTATcgatcgatcgtatttcatctagagttccattttctttcattgcTGGAATTACCACCAACCAGGTCTCTGGTTGATGAACATGACCTCATTAGGATATAATTTGGAGATACTAAAGTACTCATAGCCAACAGCGACCGCAAGAAGCAACACATACCACATGTTT
This region of Eucalyptus grandis isolate ANBG69807.140 chromosome 8, ASM1654582v1, whole genome shotgun sequence genomic DNA includes:
- the LOC104414037 gene encoding LOW QUALITY PROTEIN: basic leucine zipper 4 (The sequence of the model RefSeq protein was modified relative to this genomic sequence to represent the inferred CDS: inserted 1 base in 1 codon), producing the protein MMSAFQAMLPSDPILDNPFLSFGNGFPPWDCPDLFPAVETPPRPLDSSSGSDGPNPNQDNPSNSNSSLTSSDLNQASPVVDERKQRRMISNRESARRSRMRKQKHLENLRNQVNRLRVENRDLTNRLRLLLCYVQRLQIDNDQMRSEHVKLRQKLSEICHVLLLQQXTAPAAWPCNDVTVNVALEQIPSLIT